One part of the Lotus japonicus ecotype B-129 chromosome 2, LjGifu_v1.2 genome encodes these proteins:
- the LOC130736301 gene encoding uncharacterized protein LOC130736301 — protein sequence MDVIFFMDIDGDSSGSSDDEMAEMLMINMVYDYYQDYLNKTAVHDSKLSGREFVNEILNGSGTVCFDLFLTRKPCFVRFCNEFREKNYLSDSTDVFVDEKVAMFLFIIGHSVRHRVIANRFQHSTKTVSRYFKEVLRAVCRLGKELIRPDSTELPDSIKSNHKYYLWFKNCIGEIDGTHISAWVPADKQMSCRGHFYLVDSGYPCTGGFLPPFRGERQRLIVTACCAIHNYIRKWNLNDELFRMWEELDPAEFDSMNEGPSTAGTTSHDDNLARLSDEAAAEMAMQRDQIADWVWAHHDIDN from the exons ATGGAT GTTATTTTCTTTATGGATATTGATGGAGATTCTTCAGGTTCAAGTGATGATGAAATGGCAGAGATGCTAATGATTAATATGGTTTATGATTATTACCAGGATTATTTGAATAAAACAGCGGTGCATGATTCTAAACTGTCTGGTCGTGAATTTGTTAATGAAATATTGAATGGATCAGGAACTGTTTGCTTTGATTTATTTCTAACGAGGAAGCCATGCTTTGTTAGATTCTGTAATGAATTTAGGGAGAAAAACTACTTAAGTGACTCAACGGATGTGTTTGTTGATGAAAAAGTTGCAATGTTCTTGTTCATTATTGGTCATAGTGTTCGGCACAGGGTTATTGCAAATCGCTTTCAGCATTCCACAAAAACAGTTTCACGTTATTTTAAGGAAGTTTTAAGAGCAGTATGCCGATTGGGGAAAGAGCTTATAAGACCAGATTCCACAGAATTGCCTGATAGCATTAAAAGTAACCACAAGTATTATCTGTGGTTCAAG AATTGCATAGGGGAAATTGATGGTACACATATAAGTGCATGGGTTCCTGCTGACAAACAAATGTCATGTAGAG GGCATTTCTATCTTGTTGATTCAGGTTATCCATGTACTGGAGGTTTTCTTCCACCTTTTAGGGGTGAAAG GCAACGACTTATAGTAACAGCATGTTGTGCTATTCATAATTACATACGCAAGTGGAATTTGAATGATGAACTATTTAGGATGTGGGAAGAACTGGATCCCGCGGAATTTGATAGCATGAATGAAGGTCCTAGCACTGCAGGAACAACCTCACATGATGACAATTTAGCAAGACTATCTGATGAAGCTGCAGCTGAAATGGCAATGCAAAGGGATCAAATTGCAGATTGGGTGTGGGCACATCATGACATTGATAATTGA